From a region of the Dictyostelium discoideum AX4 chromosome 2 chromosome, whole genome shotgun sequence genome:
- a CDS encoding C2 domain-containing protein, translating to MSIYEEIMRAQVKQGNMGGRSGPLGYLLRENKQKEKKAVKVNTPKPPKPVVTQSPYTINLIEGTVTNATDNNGFSDPYLVIIAIKPDNSFSKILFKSNVCKKTLTPTWNQVENFFVKDNVTDIIVELWDHDVLSKNDFIGRSIISMNTVRSKGYDGTLEFFNGSEVVDGTVKLTIKRK from the exons atgtcaaTCTATGAAGAAATTATGAGAGCCCAAG TTAAACAAGGTAACATGGGTGGAAGAAGTGGACCATTAGGATATCTTTTACGtgaaaacaaacaaaaagaaaaaaaagctGTAAAGGTTAATACACCAAAACCACCAAAGCCAGTTGTTACCCAAAGTCCATACACCATCAATTTAATAGAGGGAACTGTTACCAATGCAACTGATAACAATG gTTTTTCAGATCCATACCTTGTTATTATTGCCATTAAACCagataattcattttcaaaaattttattcaaaagTAATGTATGTAAGAAAACACTTACTCCAACATGGAATCAAGTTGAAAATTTCTTTGTTAAAGATAATGTAACAGATATCATCGTTGAACTTTGGGATCATGATGTCTTAAGTAAAAATGACTTTATTGGTCGTTCGATCATATCAATGAATACCGTACGTTCAAAGGGTTACGATGGTACTCTCGAATTCTTCAATGGATCAGAAGTTGTTGATGGTACCGTCAAATTAaccattaaaagaaaataa
- the rapB gene encoding Ras GTPase — translation MGKGNGKSKDSKGSEKSSTKTKFFVAVMGAGSVGKSALTVQFTQGVFIDKYDPTVEDTYTKTFELDGEQVCIEVLDTAGSEVLVAMRELYMKNAEGFILVYSILVKSTFLEIKDIVEQLFRVKEEEEVPIVLVGNKIDLDAHREVSTNEGKQLANSYPNCDFWEASSKDRINVDNVFFSIVKRIKEKYKKEGAPVKEKKEKCIIM, via the exons atgggtAAGGGAAATGGTAAATCAAAAGATTCAAAAGGTTCAGAGAAATcttcaacaaaaacaaaattctTTGTCGCAGTAATGGGCGCTGGTTCAGTTGGTAAATCAGCACTCACTGTTCAATTCACTCAAGGAGTTTTCATTGATAAA tATGATCCAACAGTAGAAGATACATATACAAAAACATTTGAATTAGATGGTGAACAAGTATGTATTGAAGTATTAGATACAGCAGGTTCAGAAGTATTAGTAGCAATGAGAGAAttatatatgaaaaatgCTGAAGGTTTTATATTAGTGTACAGTATTCTTGTTAAATCAacatttttagaaattaaagatatcGTCGAACAATTATTTAGAgttaaagaagaagaagaagtaCCAATTGTTTTAGTTGGTAACAAAATAGATTTAGACGCTCACAGAGAAGTTTCAACCAACGAAGGTAAACAGTTGGCCAACTCTTATCCAAATTGTGATTTCTGGGAAGCTTCTTCAAAGGATAGAATCAATGTTGATAATGTTTTCTTTAGTATcgttaaaagaattaaagagAAATATAAGAAAGAAGGTGCACCagttaaagaaaaaaaagaaaaatgtaTCATTAtgtaa